Proteins encoded in a region of the Pseudomonas putida genome:
- the ppsA gene encoding phosphoenolpyruvate synthase: MVEYVVSLDKLGVHDVEHVGGKNASLGEMISNLAGAGVSVPGGFATTAQAYRDFLEQSGLNDRIHAALDALDVDDINALTKTGAQIRQWVMEAEFPARLDSEIRTAFAEMAAGNDNMAVAVRSSATAEDLPDASFAGQQETFLNIRGVDNVIRAAKEVFASLFNDRAIAYRVHQGFDHKLVALSAGVQRMVRSETGTAGVMFTLDTESGFRDVVFITGAYGLGETVVQGAVNPDEFYVHKNTLQAGRPAILRRNLGSKAIKMVYGEEAKAGRSVKTVEVDRAERARFCLSDDEVSELAKQAMIIEQHYQRPMDIEWAKDGDDGKLYIVQARPETVKSRSSANVMERYLLKEKGTVLVEGRAIGQRIGAGKVRVINDVSEMDKVQPGDVLVSDMTDPDWEPVMKRASAIVTNRGGRTCHAAIIARELGIPAVVGCGNATQVLKDGQGVTVSCAEGDTGFIFEGELGFDIKQNSVDAMPELPFKIMMNVGNPDRAFDFAQLPNAGVGLARLEFIINRMIGVHPKALLNYAGLPADLKDSVDKRIAGYNDPVGFYVEKLVEGISTLAAAFYPKKVIVRLSDFKSNEYANLIGGKLYEPEEENPMLGFRGASRYISESFRDCFELECRALKRVRNEMGLTNVEIMVPFVRTLGEASQVVDLLAENGLARGDNGLRVIMMCELPSNAILAEEFLEYFDGFSIGSNDLTQLTLGLDRDSGIIAHLFDERNPAVKKLLANAIAACNKAGKYIGICGQGPSDHPDLAKWLMEQGIESVSLNPDSVLETWFFLAEGQGAA, encoded by the coding sequence TTGGTAGAGTACGTAGTTTCCCTCGATAAGCTCGGCGTCCATGATGTGGAGCATGTGGGGGGCAAGAACGCATCCCTGGGCGAGATGATCAGCAACCTTGCCGGTGCTGGTGTATCGGTGCCGGGCGGCTTTGCCACTACGGCGCAGGCGTACCGCGATTTTCTCGAACAGAGTGGTCTGAACGACAGGATTCACGCCGCGCTCGACGCACTGGACGTGGATGACATCAACGCCCTGACCAAAACCGGCGCGCAGATTCGCCAGTGGGTCATGGAAGCCGAATTCCCGGCACGTCTGGATTCGGAAATCCGTACGGCCTTCGCCGAAATGGCCGCCGGCAACGACAACATGGCCGTTGCCGTGCGCTCCTCGGCCACTGCCGAAGACCTGCCGGACGCCTCGTTTGCCGGCCAGCAGGAAACTTTCCTGAACATCCGCGGCGTCGATAACGTGATCCGCGCGGCCAAGGAAGTGTTCGCTTCGCTGTTCAATGACCGCGCCATCGCCTACCGCGTGCATCAGGGCTTCGACCACAAACTGGTCGCCCTGTCTGCCGGCGTGCAGCGCATGGTCCGCTCCGAAACCGGCACCGCTGGCGTCATGTTCACCCTCGACACCGAATCGGGCTTCCGCGACGTGGTGTTCATCACCGGCGCCTATGGCCTGGGCGAAACCGTGGTGCAGGGTGCAGTCAACCCTGACGAATTCTACGTACACAAGAACACCCTGCAGGCCGGCCGCCCGGCCATCCTGCGCCGCAACCTGGGCAGCAAGGCGATCAAGATGGTCTATGGCGAAGAAGCCAAGGCCGGCCGTTCGGTCAAGACCGTCGAAGTCGACCGTGCCGAACGCGCACGTTTCTGCCTGAGCGATGACGAGGTCAGCGAGCTGGCCAAGCAGGCCATGATCATCGAGCAGCACTACCAGCGCCCGATGGACATCGAGTGGGCCAAGGACGGTGACGACGGTAAGCTGTACATCGTCCAGGCCCGCCCTGAAACGGTGAAGAGCCGCTCCAGCGCCAACGTCATGGAACGCTACCTGCTGAAAGAAAAAGGCACCGTGCTGGTCGAAGGCCGTGCCATTGGTCAGCGCATCGGCGCCGGCAAGGTTCGTGTGATCAACGACGTATCGGAAATGGACAAGGTCCAGCCGGGCGACGTGCTGGTCTCCGACATGACCGACCCGGACTGGGAGCCGGTGATGAAGCGCGCCAGCGCCATCGTCACCAACCGCGGTGGCCGTACCTGCCACGCGGCGATCATCGCCCGTGAGCTGGGTATTCCGGCGGTAGTCGGTTGCGGCAACGCCACCCAGGTACTCAAAGACGGCCAGGGCGTGACGGTATCCTGCGCCGAAGGTGACACCGGCTTCATCTTCGAAGGTGAGCTGGGCTTCGACATCAAGCAGAACTCGGTCGATGCCATGCCCGAGCTGCCGTTCAAGATCATGATGAACGTCGGCAACCCGGACCGCGCATTCGACTTCGCCCAGCTGCCCAACGCCGGTGTCGGCCTGGCGCGCCTGGAATTCATCATCAACCGCATGATCGGTGTGCACCCCAAGGCGCTGCTGAACTATGCGGGCCTGCCTGCCGACCTGAAAGACAGCGTCGACAAGCGCATCGCCGGCTACAACGACCCGGTTGGCTTCTACGTCGAGAAGCTGGTCGAGGGCATCAGCACCCTGGCGGCGGCCTTCTACCCGAAAAAGGTCATCGTGCGCCTGTCGGACTTCAAGTCCAACGAGTACGCCAACCTGATCGGCGGCAAGCTGTACGAGCCGGAAGAAGAAAACCCGATGCTGGGCTTCCGCGGTGCTTCGCGCTACATCAGCGAATCGTTCCGTGACTGCTTCGAACTCGAGTGCCGTGCGCTGAAGCGTGTGCGCAACGAAATGGGCCTGACCAACGTCGAAATCATGGTGCCGTTCGTGCGCACCTTGGGCGAAGCCAGCCAGGTTGTCGACCTGCTCGCCGAGAACGGCCTGGCCCGCGGCGACAACGGCCTGCGCGTGATCATGATGTGCGAGCTGCCGTCCAACGCCATCCTCGCCGAAGAGTTCCTGGAATACTTCGACGGCTTCTCGATCGGCTCCAACGACCTGACCCAGCTGACCCTGGGCCTGGACCGCGACTCGGGCATCATTGCCCACCTGTTCGACGAGCGTAACCCTGCGGTCAAGAAGCTGCTGGCCAACGCCATTGCCGCGTGCAACAAGGCCGGCAAGTACATCGGCATCTGCGGTCAGGGCCCATCGGACCACCCGGACCTGGCCAAGTGGCTGATGGAGCAGGGCATTGAAAGCGTGTCGCTGAACCCGGACTCGGTACTCGAAACCTGGTTCTTCCTGGCCGAAGGCCAGGGCGCGGCCTGA
- a CDS encoding alpha/beta fold hydrolase — protein MQSSSILFPVALLSAERRGDLSEDVYRIKAGNGPDPSVELAVTRLGLADQGQAQGVPVILLHGSFSNRRFWYSPKGVGLGAYLARAGFDVWIPEMRGHGLSPRNQAWKHNSVAAYAREDLPLINAFVREQSGQAPHWVGHSLGGTTLAAALGGGFLAAEQVASVALFGTQISRVYWPLKVPPLAWGAKLLLKRWGQISGPRFKRGPEDEPIGLALESMRWHGLFGRFGDKKHDWWAGLAEVDVPLLAVAGAGDFQDPVWACRKLFEQLGGERKQFLRLGREEGFDAFGHVDMLVSKAAQVQVWPLVERWLRDPLLPVHESTLAVEPVPAS, from the coding sequence ATGCAAAGCAGCAGCATTCTTTTCCCCGTGGCCCTGCTCAGTGCCGAGCGCCGCGGCGACCTCAGCGAAGACGTGTACCGGATCAAGGCCGGCAACGGCCCGGACCCCAGCGTCGAACTGGCCGTCACCCGGCTGGGGCTAGCCGACCAAGGTCAGGCTCAGGGCGTGCCGGTCATTCTCCTGCATGGCAGTTTTTCCAATCGGCGTTTCTGGTATTCGCCCAAAGGGGTTGGTCTGGGCGCCTACCTTGCGCGCGCCGGTTTCGATGTGTGGATCCCGGAAATGCGTGGCCACGGCCTGTCGCCGCGTAACCAGGCCTGGAAGCACAACAGTGTTGCTGCGTATGCCCGTGAAGACCTGCCACTGATCAACGCATTCGTGCGCGAACAGTCGGGCCAGGCACCGCATTGGGTGGGCCATTCTCTTGGCGGCACCACGCTGGCGGCCGCCTTGGGCGGTGGTTTCCTGGCTGCCGAGCAGGTGGCCAGCGTGGCACTGTTCGGTACACAGATCAGCCGCGTCTATTGGCCGCTGAAAGTGCCACCGCTGGCCTGGGGCGCGAAACTGCTGCTCAAGCGCTGGGGGCAGATATCGGGGCCGCGCTTCAAGCGTGGGCCGGAAGACGAGCCCATAGGCCTGGCTCTGGAGAGCATGCGCTGGCACGGTCTGTTCGGGCGTTTTGGCGACAAGAAGCACGATTGGTGGGCGGGGCTCGCAGAGGTGGATGTGCCGTTGCTGGCGGTGGCCGGTGCGGGCGACTTCCAGGACCCGGTATGGGCCTGTCGCAAGCTGTTCGAGCAGTTGGGTGGTGAGCGCAAGCAGTTCCTGCGGCTGGGGCGTGAGGAAGGCTTCGATGCCTTCGGGCATGTCGACATGCTGGTAAGCAAGGCCGCGCAGGTGCAGGTATGGCCGCTGGTGGAACGCTGGTTGCGCGACCCGCTGTTGCCGGTGCATGAGTCCACCTTGGCAGTGGAGCCGGTGCCCGCCAGCTGA
- the rraA gene encoding ribonuclease E activity regulator RraA, whose translation MQHYVTPDLCDAYPDLVQVLEPMFSNFGGRDSFGGQIVTIKCFEDNSLVKEQVELDGKGKVLVVDGGGSLRRALLGDMLAEKAAKNGWEGLVIYGCVRDVDVLIQTDVGVQALASHPMKTDKRGIGDLNVVVTFAGVTFRPGEYVYADNNGVLVSPSPLEMPE comes from the coding sequence ATGCAGCATTACGTAACGCCCGACTTGTGTGACGCCTACCCGGACCTGGTGCAAGTGCTGGAGCCGATGTTCAGCAATTTCGGCGGCCGCGATTCGTTCGGTGGTCAGATCGTCACCATCAAGTGCTTCGAGGACAACTCGCTGGTCAAGGAACAGGTCGAACTTGACGGCAAGGGCAAGGTGCTGGTGGTCGATGGCGGTGGTTCGCTGCGCCGTGCACTGCTCGGCGACATGCTGGCCGAAAAGGCCGCCAAGAATGGTTGGGAAGGCCTGGTGATCTACGGTTGCGTGCGTGACGTCGACGTGTTGATCCAGACCGATGTCGGCGTGCAGGCCCTGGCCAGCCACCCAATGAAAACCGACAAGCGCGGTATCGGCGACCTCAACGTGGTGGTGACCTTCGCCGGGGTAACATTCCGCCCGGGCGAATACGTATATGCCGACAACAATGGTGTTCTGGTATCGCCAAGCCCGCTGGAAATGCCGGAGTGA